DNA sequence from the Patescibacteria group bacterium genome:
GGGGAGGCGATTAAGAAAAGAGAAGACACCCACAAAATGGCGGACGCCAATCGCGCCTTTGCGCACTTTAAGTGGTAAGTAGTGTTGCCCCAACCCCTAGTACAAGGTCTCTCCTTGTACAAGGAGAGACCTTTGTTTATGGAGCGAGCTGTGGAAATTATAAAGATATTAAATAAACTCCGTCCAAACGCTAAATCCGAGCTTACTTACGCAAGTCCCCTTGAATTTATGATTGCGGTTATCCTCTCCGCGCAAGCAACGGATAAAGGTGTAAATAAAATATCCCCCGCGCTTTTTGAAAGATTTAGGACCGTTTCTGACTACGCAAATGCGGATGTTGACGAGTTGTCCGGTTACATTAAATCCATAAATTATTACAAAACAAAAGCAAGAAGAATCATTCTTGCTTGCAAATTTCTGGTCGCCAATTTTGAGGGAAAGGTTCCAAAGAATATTGATGCGCTGGTAAGAATACCAGGCATTGCGCGAAAAAGCGCCAATGTTATCTCGCAGGAAATTTTTAATTCAGTTGAGGGAATAGTGGTAGATACCCATATAACGCGGGTTTCTCAAAGGTTAGGGTTTACTAAAAGTACGGATGCGATAAAAATAGAAAAGGATTTAATGGCCACTCTTCCTCGCAAGTACTGGAAAGATTATGGCAGGCAAATTGTTCTTCATGGCAGATATATTTGTCTTGCCAAAAATCCAAAATGCAGGGAGTGCCCCATTAACAAACTTTGTCTCACCTGTTGT
Encoded proteins:
- the nth gene encoding endonuclease III, producing the protein MERAVEIIKILNKLRPNAKSELTYASPLEFMIAVILSAQATDKGVNKISPALFERFRTVSDYANADVDELSGYIKSINYYKTKARRIILACKFLVANFEGKVPKNIDALVRIPGIARKSANVISQEIFNSVEGIVVDTHITRVSQRLGFTKSTDAIKIEKDLMATLPRKYWKDYGRQIVLHGRYICLAKNPKCRECPINKLCLTCCSVGY